From a single Apostichopus japonicus isolate 1M-3 chromosome 12, ASM3797524v1, whole genome shotgun sequence genomic region:
- the LOC139977114 gene encoding uncharacterized protein isoform X1 encodes MEIGLTVILLILYGFISTEGTPTHQTVENKDASICYSHHKTSDRSSIFRKTSCNGDHDLEVPPDSSIVTSLLNFIPDRHYQDVNERTVGTPCDGATENRWLNMTQENSTTKEKVNTAADADVTHITTLAQHDTTKSTERPDSTTKQSVKTADADMARITTLAQHDTTKSTERPVTTKEGVKNQSMYWISDDEVTWSKAVDRCRNLYNNGHLVHIDNEEENKEVAAFREQTLGGDTWIWIGIHDSEKEGVWTYEDGSSLTYVNWGNGEPNGGLRHGDEDCVLMRKGGDYNDVKCEVWKLHFCCEYYVVI; translated from the exons ATGGAGATAGGACTCACTGTAATACTACTGATCCTATACG GTTTTATATCAACGGAAGGTACCCCTACACACCAAACTGTGGAAAATAAAG ATGCAAGCATCTGTTACTCTCACCACAAAACGTCTGATCGTAGCTCCATTTTCAGAAAGACTAGCTGCAACGGGGATCATGACTTAGAAGTGCCACCCGATTCGTCCATTGTGACATCACTGCTAAATTTTATACCAGACAGACACTACCAAG ATGTTAATGAACGTACTGTAGGTACTCCATGTGATGGTGCAACGGAAAATAGATGGCTCAACATGACACAAGAAAATTCTACAACAAAGGAGAAAGTTAACA CAGCAGCTGACGCTGATGTGACACACATTACTACATTGGCTCAACATGACACAACAAAATCAACTGAACGACCCGATTCTACAACTAAGCAGAGTGTTAAGA CAGCTGACGCTGATATGGCACGCATTACTACATTGGCTCAACATGACACAACAAAATCAACTGAACGACCCGTTACAACAAAGGAGGGAGTTAAGA ACCAATCGATGTACTGGATTAGTGATGATGAGGTAACTTGGTCTAAAGCAGTGGACAGATGCCGCAATTTATACAACAATGGTCATCTCGTGCACATTGACAACGAAGAGGAGAATAAAGAAGTAGCGGCCTTTCGAGAGCAAACCTTAGGCGGTGATACATGGATCTGGATAGGCATCCATGACTCAGAAAAAGAag gaGTTTGGACATATGAGGACGGTAGCAGCCTCACGTATGTCAATTGGGGTAACGGAGAACCAAATGGGGGACTCAGACACGGAGACGAAGACTGCGTGCTGATGAGAAAGGGTGGTGATTATAACGACGTGAAATGTGAAGTATGGAAGTTGCATTTTTGTTGTGAATATTACGTTGTTATTTAA
- the LOC139977114 gene encoding uncharacterized protein isoform X2, producing the protein MEIGLTVILLILYGFISTEGTPTHQTVENKDASICYSHHKTSDRSSIFRKTSCNGDHDLEVPPDSSIVTSLLNFIPDRHYQDVNERTVGTPCDGATENRWLNMTQENSTTKEKVNTADADVTHITTLAQHDTTKSTERPDSTTKQSVKTADADMARITTLAQHDTTKSTERPVTTKEGVKNQSMYWISDDEVTWSKAVDRCRNLYNNGHLVHIDNEEENKEVAAFREQTLGGDTWIWIGIHDSEKEGVWTYEDGSSLTYVNWGNGEPNGGLRHGDEDCVLMRKGGDYNDVKCEVWKLHFCCEYYVVI; encoded by the exons ATGGAGATAGGACTCACTGTAATACTACTGATCCTATACG GTTTTATATCAACGGAAGGTACCCCTACACACCAAACTGTGGAAAATAAAG ATGCAAGCATCTGTTACTCTCACCACAAAACGTCTGATCGTAGCTCCATTTTCAGAAAGACTAGCTGCAACGGGGATCATGACTTAGAAGTGCCACCCGATTCGTCCATTGTGACATCACTGCTAAATTTTATACCAGACAGACACTACCAAG ATGTTAATGAACGTACTGTAGGTACTCCATGTGATGGTGCAACGGAAAATAGATGGCTCAACATGACACAAGAAAATTCTACAACAAAGGAGAAAGTTAACA CAGCTGACGCTGATGTGACACACATTACTACATTGGCTCAACATGACACAACAAAATCAACTGAACGACCCGATTCTACAACTAAGCAGAGTGTTAAGA CAGCTGACGCTGATATGGCACGCATTACTACATTGGCTCAACATGACACAACAAAATCAACTGAACGACCCGTTACAACAAAGGAGGGAGTTAAGA ACCAATCGATGTACTGGATTAGTGATGATGAGGTAACTTGGTCTAAAGCAGTGGACAGATGCCGCAATTTATACAACAATGGTCATCTCGTGCACATTGACAACGAAGAGGAGAATAAAGAAGTAGCGGCCTTTCGAGAGCAAACCTTAGGCGGTGATACATGGATCTGGATAGGCATCCATGACTCAGAAAAAGAag gaGTTTGGACATATGAGGACGGTAGCAGCCTCACGTATGTCAATTGGGGTAACGGAGAACCAAATGGGGGACTCAGACACGGAGACGAAGACTGCGTGCTGATGAGAAAGGGTGGTGATTATAACGACGTGAAATGTGAAGTATGGAAGTTGCATTTTTGTTGTGAATATTACGTTGTTATTTAA